The Williamsia sp. DF01-3 genome has a window encoding:
- a CDS encoding response regulator transcription factor, whose translation MFAGGVRVLLADDDPIVSDVVRRYLERDGLQVTLVGAGDAALEHLENHRVDLVVLDVMMPGRSGIEVLTEIRRGPHAGMPVILLTASGEEEDRLVGLEAGADDYVIKPFSPRELVLRVQSVLRRSVATWSGPAAASDLSDGNIVMDAEARTVTVAGELINTTKREFDLLRFFLSHRDAVFSREQLLSLVWGWSFGDLSTVTVHVKRLRAKLGDCDSLETVWGQGYRWGSEPASRQETT comes from the coding sequence ATGTTTGCTGGAGGAGTGCGCGTTCTGCTGGCCGACGACGATCCTATCGTCAGTGACGTCGTCCGCCGCTACCTCGAACGCGACGGACTGCAGGTCACCCTGGTCGGTGCCGGCGACGCAGCGCTGGAACATCTCGAGAACCATCGGGTCGATCTCGTGGTCCTCGACGTCATGATGCCCGGACGCAGCGGCATCGAAGTGTTGACCGAGATCCGCCGCGGACCCCATGCCGGGATGCCGGTCATCTTGCTGACCGCCTCCGGCGAAGAGGAGGACCGGCTGGTCGGCTTGGAGGCCGGCGCCGACGACTACGTCATCAAACCGTTCAGCCCCCGCGAATTGGTCCTGCGCGTGCAGTCGGTACTGCGCCGCAGTGTCGCCACCTGGTCCGGGCCGGCTGCTGCGTCCGACCTCAGCGACGGCAACATCGTCATGGACGCCGAAGCACGAACCGTCACGGTGGCAGGTGAGCTCATCAACACCACAAAACGTGAGTTCGATCTACTGCGTTTCTTTCTCTCGCACCGCGACGCCGTCTTCAGCCGAGAACAGTTGCTGTCACTCGTCTGGGGCTGGTCGTTCGGCGACCTGTCCACCGTAACCGTGCACGTCAAACGCTTACGTGCCAAGCTCGGCGACTGCGATTCGCTGGAAACCGTTTGGGGACAGGGCTACCGATGGGGCTCCGAACCGGCCAGCCGGCAAGAGACGACGTGA
- a CDS encoding hydantoinase B/oxoprolinase family protein, with product MPTSLDPVTFEVLKNAFINTVDQMAEQILRTCYSFVIYSRDFSSALCDPNGDTVMQGTGDIAAHVGTLHYTAKAVIRQFDGDIHPGDVFVINDVYEGGSHFNDTRIIRPIYYDGELLGYAQANGHWADVGGATPGSFNVKALDHMGEGLRIPPTRLWSKDEFLEDVAYLIAKNTRNPRDIIGDMQAQAEATRVAEREIQRLCDKYGVETIKTAMAEVQDYVEDLTRAKISALPDGVWYTEDYIDQDPGEEEGLIPVTMKMTISGDTCHYDLSGSHASIASMLNAGFGGSFAGIVAGTKMQFPDIPLNSGFYRVVTADLGPVGSVVNADWPSPCAGFCSGPFEKIMSSVFEIWSDIQPHRAMACTFNLEYLLVGGRDKRKDGNESFMWYDWMMGGWGARNGGDGHNASAAVFGVQYGTQPFEGQERLAPVLTTSHELVPDSGGPGKFRGGVGAEKGGYLTASSKTVMSYCCDRERSVTWGLWGGLPSIPHGVWLNKGTDREEYLGSIFAAVPIKAGDVFTRPSAGGGGLGDALQRDVDSILEDVIDGYVTIARAEKDYGVVIKEIDPEVFDYEVDIEATLAAREYIRNNRHAWMTRDPLEVSAEYKSGLINEMDCLRQYGVILDWGSGEVLTTTTEQFRAMLQRRTIVHWTDDANVPYVKGTLTVHDYATV from the coding sequence ATGCCCACATCACTCGATCCAGTGACATTCGAAGTACTCAAGAACGCCTTCATCAACACCGTCGACCAGATGGCCGAGCAGATACTCCGGACCTGCTACTCCTTCGTCATCTACTCGCGCGACTTTTCCTCGGCACTCTGTGACCCCAACGGAGACACCGTCATGCAGGGCACCGGCGACATCGCCGCACACGTCGGCACCCTGCACTACACGGCCAAAGCCGTCATCCGGCAGTTCGACGGCGACATCCACCCCGGCGACGTCTTCGTCATCAACGACGTCTATGAAGGTGGCAGCCACTTCAATGACACCCGGATCATCCGGCCCATCTACTACGACGGTGAACTACTCGGCTACGCACAGGCGAACGGACACTGGGCCGACGTCGGCGGCGCGACTCCGGGCTCGTTCAACGTCAAGGCACTTGATCACATGGGCGAGGGCTTGCGCATTCCGCCGACTCGCCTGTGGAGCAAGGACGAGTTCCTCGAAGACGTCGCGTACCTCATCGCCAAGAACACCCGCAATCCTCGCGACATCATCGGCGACATGCAGGCTCAGGCCGAAGCCACCCGCGTAGCCGAACGCGAAATCCAGCGCCTCTGTGACAAATACGGTGTAGAGACAATCAAGACCGCCATGGCCGAAGTCCAAGACTACGTCGAAGATCTGACGCGCGCCAAGATCAGCGCCCTGCCTGACGGCGTCTGGTACACCGAGGATTACATCGACCAGGACCCCGGCGAGGAGGAAGGCCTCATCCCGGTCACCATGAAGATGACCATCTCTGGCGATACATGCCACTACGACCTCAGCGGCTCGCACGCGTCGATTGCCTCGATGCTCAACGCCGGGTTCGGCGGGTCCTTCGCCGGCATCGTCGCCGGTACCAAGATGCAGTTCCCGGACATCCCCTTGAACTCGGGCTTCTATCGGGTGGTCACGGCCGATCTCGGTCCGGTCGGCTCGGTTGTCAACGCCGACTGGCCGTCACCCTGTGCTGGATTCTGTTCTGGCCCTTTCGAAAAGATCATGAGCTCCGTCTTCGAGATCTGGTCCGACATCCAGCCGCATCGGGCCATGGCCTGCACCTTCAATCTCGAGTACTTGTTGGTCGGTGGTCGTGACAAACGCAAAGACGGCAACGAGAGCTTCATGTGGTACGACTGGATGATGGGCGGCTGGGGCGCCCGCAACGGTGGCGATGGACACAACGCGTCAGCCGCAGTCTTCGGAGTCCAATACGGAACACAGCCTTTCGAAGGTCAAGAGCGTCTGGCCCCGGTCCTCACCACCAGTCACGAGTTGGTTCCCGATTCAGGTGGCCCCGGCAAGTTTCGCGGCGGTGTGGGCGCGGAGAAGGGCGGATATCTGACCGCCAGCAGCAAGACCGTGATGTCTTACTGCTGCGACCGCGAGCGTTCGGTCACCTGGGGGTTGTGGGGTGGGTTGCCCTCCATCCCGCACGGCGTGTGGTTGAACAAGGGCACGGACCGCGAGGAGTATCTCGGTTCGATCTTCGCCGCGGTGCCGATCAAGGCAGGCGACGTGTTCACCCGGCCGTCCGCCGGCGGCGGTGGTCTCGGAGACGCCCTGCAACGTGACGTCGACTCCATCCTCGAAGACGTCATCGACGGTTACGTCACCATCGCGCGGGCCGAGAAGGACTATGGCGTCGTCATCAAGGAGATCGACCCGGAGGTCTTCGACTACGAAGTCGACATTGAGGCCACACTCGCTGCCCGCGAGTACATTCGGAACAACCGGCATGCGTGGATGACGCGAGATCCACTCGAAGTGTCCGCCGAGTACAAGTCAGGGCTCATCAACGAGATGGACTGCCTGCGCCAGTACGGCGTGATCCTGGACTGGGGCAGCGGCGAGGTCCTCACGACGACCACCGAACAGTTCCGCGCCATGCTTCAACGTCGCACCATCGTCCACTGGACTGACGACGCAAACGTTCCGTACGTCAAGGGAACGTTGACTGTCCACGACTACGCAACCGTCTAG
- a CDS encoding class I SAM-dependent methyltransferase, whose translation MTVADDTADTQCFDSAVSEGIAGERTWLRQADGTRDVLPVDRWLGTSSVSSDSEFDSRVAGKCFGPTVDLGCGPGRLVHRLLGNGIAALGVDNSEQAVTMTRALGGVAIRRSLFDRLPGEGRWRHALLLDGNIGIGGDPERLTRRVRELVGARGSIIVEIDSVLPGLWRGAARVETAHAHGAWFPWARVGVDHIAELAYHAGLCCRSEVIAGRTLAELTPR comes from the coding sequence ATGACGGTCGCCGACGACACCGCTGACACACAGTGTTTTGACAGCGCTGTTTCTGAGGGCATTGCCGGCGAACGGACGTGGCTTCGTCAGGCAGATGGTACGCGCGACGTGTTGCCCGTCGACCGATGGCTCGGAACGAGCTCGGTCAGTTCAGATTCCGAGTTCGACAGCCGGGTGGCAGGCAAATGTTTCGGGCCCACAGTGGATCTCGGGTGCGGGCCGGGACGGTTGGTTCACCGCCTGCTGGGCAATGGCATCGCAGCATTGGGCGTCGACAACAGCGAGCAGGCAGTGACCATGACGCGCGCGCTGGGCGGAGTAGCCATTCGCCGAAGCCTGTTCGATCGCCTTCCGGGTGAGGGCCGATGGCGGCACGCGTTGTTGCTGGACGGGAACATCGGCATCGGTGGCGACCCCGAACGCCTCACACGACGAGTTCGCGAACTGGTCGGAGCGCGGGGGTCGATCATCGTCGAGATCGATTCTGTCCTCCCCGGGCTGTGGCGAGGCGCTGCCCGTGTCGAAACGGCACACGCGCACGGCGCATGGTTTCCCTGGGCGCGAGTCGGAGTCGATCACATAGCCGAACTCGCCTATCACGCGGGACTGTGCTGTCGTTCCGAAGTCATCGCCGGGCGAACGCTGGCTGAACTGACTCCGCGGTGA
- a CDS encoding DUF2064 domain-containing protein produces MLTDTPHGILIVAKAPVPGQVKTRLTTSISEVAAADLAAAAFLDTLETALSVCSVVVAMTGRLEAAMRRADIGTCLRHATVLAQRGSTFGERLQNAHHDAVHVLNGAVFQVGMDTPQITAVQFRTALTTLSATDSVLGPAADGGWWGLGLHNARGADTLRDVPMSSAHTGAATRAALEGCGLRVSELAMLTDVDHAEDIDVVARRCAPGSRFAAAAAMLEPSS; encoded by the coding sequence TTGCTCACTGACACTCCCCACGGGATCTTGATCGTCGCCAAGGCGCCAGTCCCCGGCCAGGTGAAAACTCGCCTGACAACCTCGATTTCGGAAGTCGCGGCTGCTGATCTGGCTGCGGCCGCGTTCTTGGACACCCTGGAGACCGCCTTGTCGGTGTGCTCTGTGGTGGTTGCGATGACCGGCAGGCTCGAGGCCGCGATGCGCAGGGCGGACATCGGAACATGCCTACGTCACGCGACCGTGCTCGCACAGCGGGGTAGCACTTTTGGCGAGCGCTTGCAGAACGCACACCACGATGCCGTTCACGTGCTGAACGGTGCGGTGTTCCAGGTGGGAATGGACACGCCGCAGATCACCGCCGTGCAGTTCAGGACCGCACTGACCACGCTGTCGGCCACCGACTCGGTTCTCGGTCCCGCCGCTGACGGTGGGTGGTGGGGACTTGGTCTGCACAATGCCCGTGGCGCAGACACTCTGCGCGACGTGCCCATGTCATCAGCACACACCGGCGCAGCGACCCGCGCTGCGCTTGAAGGCTGCGGTCTACGAGTGAGTGAACTGGCGATGCTCACCGACGTCGATCATGCCGAGGACATCGACGTCGTCGCCCGGCGCTGCGCCCCCGGTAGCAGATTCGCCGCCGCAGCAGCAATGCTGGAGCCCTCCTCATGA
- a CDS encoding glycosyltransferase family 2 protein, with protein MGNQRMSHIRATVVIPCRDEAESLPALVRALPVDLHPLVVDNGSTDGTAGIAASLGCTVVHQPIPGYGSAVNAGIAASKTEIVCTIDGDGSMDPADLTRLVEAVVAGADLAVGRRRPVDRRSWPLHSRLGTQWIARRLRQRYRLPIHDIGPLRAARRDDLLGLGITDRRFGYPVELLARAGAAGWHVVEVDTIYRARAGGTSKVSGSLKGTWRAAHDFLKVLRQMEKHVAH; from the coding sequence ATGGGCAACCAACGCATGTCGCACATCCGTGCCACTGTCGTGATCCCGTGTCGTGACGAGGCCGAGTCGTTGCCCGCGCTCGTCCGTGCTCTGCCCGTCGACCTGCATCCCCTGGTGGTCGACAACGGCAGCACCGACGGCACCGCAGGAATTGCTGCCAGCCTGGGCTGCACCGTTGTACACCAGCCGATCCCGGGCTATGGGTCAGCTGTCAACGCCGGGATCGCAGCGTCGAAGACGGAGATCGTCTGCACTATCGACGGTGACGGTTCGATGGATCCGGCCGATCTGACGCGATTGGTCGAGGCGGTGGTCGCTGGGGCCGACCTTGCTGTGGGCCGGCGTAGGCCTGTCGATCGGCGCAGTTGGCCCCTGCATTCACGCCTGGGCACCCAATGGATCGCTCGCCGACTACGGCAGCGATATCGACTACCCATTCATGACATCGGCCCGCTGCGAGCAGCTCGACGAGATGACCTACTCGGCCTCGGCATCACCGACCGCCGATTCGGTTATCCCGTCGAATTGTTGGCCCGGGCGGGGGCCGCAGGGTGGCATGTCGTCGAAGTGGACACCATCTATCGAGCACGGGCCGGGGGTACGTCCAAAGTGTCGGGATCACTGAAAGGAACGTGGCGGGCCGCCCACGACTTTCTGAAGGTTCTGCGCCAGATGGAGAAGCACGTTGCTCACTGA
- a CDS encoding cytosine permease has product MTTEARRPAASEIPPLAVTFTDDPHVLAKAASEDYSMHIVPRSWRTSRTSVSMAWFGLMSAMFFVVIGATVALAVGTINSIIGIGLSVVAYGVINSIAAKVANETGTSVSLFSRVLFGRAGSAFAAALFGITIAYYVVAEGSIVASALHAYFGALPIAFWSLVVVLYQAPLAWRGVTTWLDKLNGVLLPLYVIGLVGSVVWTIIEYGYSNEWLTYTPESTADLGVPGWWYAFVIYMGVWVVTMMAWDYARFGRPEDAKFNARFSFGTPFYIVTLLINAMVGIFLAQTITIAGPLSEESAILGIIGMMGIWGLLWVVVSQTRVNSGNFYLASTNFQNFFARTLKFSMPRTFWVLVVAVLVYLMMLTNVLSWIVQALQYQGVVIVGWVAIALTHIAWMRLRSIPADSLEFRPGRVPAVNPAGVAAWGVSSAVGIVMVATGGPEGAVWAPPVSFILAAVIYGVALGFSRDGWFTMRRPHDPRDEVDDMWEARVQCHRCEDSYIAYEMDRDPAADHAPICLACASDDLEFQRAAAKEAAQFRVNSKP; this is encoded by the coding sequence ATGACCACAGAAGCACGCAGACCTGCGGCCAGTGAAATACCCCCACTCGCAGTCACATTCACCGACGATCCCCATGTGCTTGCCAAGGCGGCCAGCGAAGACTACTCGATGCACATCGTTCCGCGCTCCTGGCGGACATCCCGCACATCGGTGTCGATGGCGTGGTTCGGACTGATGAGCGCCATGTTCTTCGTCGTCATCGGTGCCACCGTGGCCCTGGCGGTCGGCACCATCAACTCGATCATCGGCATCGGCCTGTCGGTGGTGGCCTACGGTGTCATCAACTCGATCGCAGCCAAGGTCGCGAACGAAACCGGCACCAGTGTCTCTTTGTTCTCGAGAGTCTTGTTCGGCCGCGCCGGATCAGCTTTCGCAGCAGCACTCTTCGGGATCACCATTGCCTACTACGTGGTGGCAGAGGGATCCATCGTCGCATCGGCGCTCCATGCGTACTTCGGGGCGTTGCCGATCGCCTTCTGGTCTCTGGTCGTTGTTCTCTACCAGGCGCCACTGGCCTGGCGCGGAGTCACCACGTGGCTCGACAAGCTCAACGGGGTCTTGTTGCCGCTCTATGTGATCGGTCTCGTCGGATCGGTCGTCTGGACCATCATCGAGTACGGCTACAGCAACGAATGGCTGACCTACACACCTGAATCCACCGCAGACCTCGGCGTTCCCGGTTGGTGGTATGCCTTCGTCATTTACATGGGTGTCTGGGTTGTGACGATGATGGCGTGGGACTACGCCCGCTTCGGCCGGCCCGAGGACGCGAAGTTCAACGCCCGGTTCAGCTTCGGCACTCCCTTCTACATCGTGACATTGCTGATCAATGCCATGGTCGGCATCTTCCTGGCACAGACGATCACCATCGCCGGCCCGCTGTCCGAGGAATCGGCGATCCTGGGAATCATCGGCATGATGGGCATTTGGGGCCTGCTGTGGGTAGTCGTCAGTCAGACCCGGGTCAACAGTGGCAACTTCTACCTGGCGTCGACAAACTTCCAGAACTTCTTCGCCCGCACACTGAAGTTTTCAATGCCGCGCACCTTCTGGGTACTCGTGGTGGCAGTCCTCGTGTACCTGATGATGCTCACCAACGTGTTGTCCTGGATCGTGCAGGCGTTGCAGTACCAGGGCGTGGTGATCGTCGGCTGGGTGGCAATTGCCCTGACGCACATCGCATGGATGCGACTGCGGTCGATCCCTGCTGATTCTCTCGAGTTCCGGCCGGGTCGCGTGCCGGCGGTAAACCCGGCAGGTGTTGCCGCCTGGGGAGTGTCCTCGGCGGTGGGAATCGTGATGGTCGCTACCGGCGGGCCCGAGGGTGCCGTGTGGGCGCCACCGGTGTCATTCATCTTGGCCGCCGTCATCTACGGGGTAGCCCTCGGATTCAGCCGAGACGGCTGGTTCACGATGCGACGACCCCATGATCCCCGCGACGAAGTCGACGACATGTGGGAGGCCCGGGTCCAGTGCCACCGCTGCGAAGACAGCTACATCGCGTACGAGATGGATCGGGATCCGGCAGCAGATCACGCACCGATCTGCCTGGCCTGTGCTTCCGATGACCTCGAGTTCCAGCGGGCTGCGGCCAAAGAAGCAGCGCAGTTCCGCGTGAACAGCAAACCGTAA
- a CDS encoding molybdopterin-dependent oxidoreductase: MNTVSDTAARETGVRSPRLTARVGMLLGVSITVCFVTGMLSHWIQHPPGWFYWPSRPVWGYQFTQGLHVITGVVTIPLLLVKLQLVYPKLFARPIVGSPARAIERASIAVLVSSTIFQLLTGLLNTAQWYPWAFFFTTTHYAMSFLVVASILVHIAVKLPVIQRALSSPLAATDSIDHDTSHTLPPRQPAPLVEQTSGRNAGSTGTADHRIPPKRQDEVTVSSPSESDKRMLSRRMVLQGTVALSVLSALAFAGQSVPFLRWLAFLAPRSGEGPQGIPINRTASAANVVESAQRPDYRLTITNGPRTQELTIDQLRAMRQHTSELPIACVEGWSARGTWQGVRVRDLVAFIGGDPSRDIRFTSLEAGLYGISTLPANIANDPLSLIALQLHDEQLTLDHGYPCRLIAPNRPGVLQTKWLSRIEIL, translated from the coding sequence ATGAACACGGTCAGTGACACCGCAGCCCGTGAAACCGGCGTGCGAAGTCCACGACTCACCGCGCGGGTGGGAATGCTCCTCGGGGTATCGATCACCGTCTGTTTTGTTACCGGAATGCTCAGTCACTGGATTCAGCATCCTCCCGGCTGGTTTTACTGGCCGTCCCGCCCGGTGTGGGGCTACCAATTCACCCAGGGGCTGCACGTGATCACCGGCGTCGTGACGATTCCGCTGCTCCTGGTCAAACTGCAGCTTGTCTACCCGAAGCTATTTGCCCGGCCGATCGTCGGCAGCCCCGCACGCGCGATAGAACGAGCCTCGATCGCAGTACTGGTCAGTTCAACAATCTTCCAGCTCCTGACAGGTTTGCTCAACACCGCGCAGTGGTATCCGTGGGCGTTCTTCTTCACCACCACGCACTACGCCATGTCGTTTCTCGTGGTGGCCTCGATCCTGGTGCACATTGCCGTCAAGCTCCCAGTCATCCAGCGCGCCTTGAGCAGCCCACTGGCGGCCACCGACTCGATCGACCACGACACCTCGCACACCTTGCCACCGAGGCAGCCGGCACCGCTGGTCGAGCAGACATCAGGCCGTAACGCAGGGTCGACCGGCACCGCCGATCACCGCATCCCGCCCAAGCGGCAGGATGAAGTCACCGTGTCCAGCCCCTCTGAATCAGACAAACGGATGTTGTCGCGGCGCATGGTCTTACAAGGCACTGTCGCTCTCAGCGTGCTGTCGGCGTTGGCGTTCGCCGGCCAAAGCGTCCCCTTTCTCCGTTGGCTTGCCTTCCTCGCTCCACGCTCAGGCGAAGGACCGCAGGGGATTCCGATCAATCGCACCGCATCTGCGGCCAATGTTGTCGAGTCTGCACAACGCCCCGACTACCGACTGACCATCACCAATGGGCCCCGCACACAGGAACTGACCATCGATCAGCTACGGGCAATGCGACAACACACCAGCGAACTCCCGATCGCCTGTGTTGAAGGGTGGAGTGCCCGCGGCACGTGGCAAGGCGTCCGCGTGCGCGACCTGGTCGCATTCATCGGCGGCGACCCCAGCCGCGACATCCGCTTCACCTCGCTCGAGGCGGGACTGTACGGCATCAGCACACTGCCCGCGAACATCGCCAACGACCCACTCTCGCTCATCGCGCTCCAACTGCACGACGAACAATTGACCCTTGACCACGGTTACCCTTGCCGCCTCATCGCTCCGAATCGGCCCGGTGTACTACAGACAAAGTGGCTCAGCAGGATAGAAATACTATGA
- a CDS encoding GtrA family protein translates to MRSELFRFYLVGGASALAYVVLFLLLRTSLSPQISNVLALLISAVANTAVNRRFTFNIRGTDAIVRQYLQGFMVFLLGLVVTSGALWLLHLGVPNSSRALEVAVLVAANLVATVLRFWGSAGCSRRLEVTSSQQAAEPGVRAAPARARCRRRWL, encoded by the coding sequence ATGCGCAGCGAACTGTTTCGGTTCTATCTCGTTGGCGGTGCCAGCGCGCTGGCGTACGTCGTGTTGTTTCTTCTTCTCCGCACCTCGTTGTCACCGCAGATCTCGAATGTGTTGGCGCTGTTGATCTCAGCGGTGGCCAACACAGCGGTCAACCGGAGATTCACGTTCAATATCCGGGGCACAGATGCGATTGTTCGGCAGTACCTTCAGGGGTTCATGGTGTTTCTACTCGGTCTGGTAGTGACCAGTGGAGCCTTGTGGCTGCTTCATCTGGGAGTACCGAACTCGTCGCGGGCTCTGGAGGTCGCTGTGTTGGTGGCCGCGAATCTTGTCGCCACCGTGCTGCGTTTTTGGGGCTCCGCCGGGTGTTCAAGGCGACTTGAGGTAACCAGCAGTCAACAGGCAGCCGAGCCAGGCGTACGTGCGGCGCCGGCTAGAGCGAGGTGCCGTCGCCGGTGGTTGTAG
- a CDS encoding hydantoinase/oxoprolinase family protein, with amino-acid sequence MTEAISRPRKIRTAVDIGGTFTDIFVQHGDGLITTAKYPTQSDPIEGVLAGMDRAGVEWKDVEFFSHGTTIATNALITRTFPKIALVTTEGFRDVIEIRRGDRESWDPYEEVGKPFVPRRHRLTVSERIGYDGEIIEPLDEAGARDIARILKRREIETIAVCFINSFTNPVHENRMAEILAEELPGVAVTTSSDVLPEIFEYERFSTTVANAALVPIIGPYARTLEARLEDSGYTNDVLLLHSGGGVMTPKMAEKYGARLAASGIAAGAIASRHIARQCGYENSIGFDMGGTSTDVSLTDNGVLGTTNMWSVEFGYPICFPSIEVLTIGAGGGSIAWLDDAGSLRNGPQSAGSDPGPACYGAAGELATNTDANLILGTIGKKLAGGVKELDVASAYAAVEKVATPLGLEVETAAQSIIKVANANMADAVRLISIRKGHDPRDFALVGFGGAGPLHVAYLAKELGIPTVIVPPHPGVTSAMGCMLVDVQHDITRMYLTDAANADLDHLAQTFEDLRNEGRQRLTAEHVNDADMVFEYYLDMRYNGQWRAIAVPVTMPFGGLDEVVATFHATHLKEHNYASDEAGVEIYRISVRAIGLTPRVDAKPAELIDPADFTPVPTEIRQVLFPDETARQETPVYDRIDLPAGAVLSGPCIVDQLDSTTVVPPQTTARVDAWGNLILSQDA; translated from the coding sequence ATGACCGAAGCCATCAGCAGGCCACGGAAGATCCGCACAGCCGTCGACATCGGCGGAACATTCACCGACATCTTTGTTCAGCACGGTGACGGTCTGATCACCACCGCCAAGTACCCGACACAATCGGATCCGATCGAAGGCGTGCTCGCCGGCATGGACCGCGCGGGAGTCGAGTGGAAGGACGTCGAATTCTTTTCTCACGGAACAACAATTGCGACCAACGCCCTCATCACACGAACATTCCCGAAGATCGCTCTCGTGACCACGGAGGGATTCCGCGACGTCATCGAGATCCGTCGTGGTGACCGGGAATCGTGGGATCCATACGAGGAGGTCGGCAAGCCTTTTGTTCCCCGCCGCCACCGCCTCACCGTCTCCGAGCGCATCGGCTACGACGGCGAGATCATCGAACCCCTCGATGAGGCCGGTGCACGGGATATTGCCCGGATCCTCAAGAGGCGTGAAATCGAAACCATCGCAGTGTGTTTCATCAACTCATTCACCAACCCGGTACACGAGAACCGGATGGCAGAAATCCTCGCCGAGGAACTGCCGGGTGTCGCGGTCACGACGTCGAGCGACGTCCTTCCGGAAATCTTTGAGTACGAACGGTTCTCGACGACTGTCGCGAACGCCGCGCTGGTACCGATCATCGGCCCCTACGCCCGTACCCTGGAGGCTCGCCTGGAGGACAGCGGCTACACGAACGACGTACTGCTGCTGCACTCGGGTGGCGGCGTCATGACCCCGAAGATGGCAGAGAAGTACGGTGCTCGTCTGGCCGCATCGGGCATCGCCGCAGGCGCCATTGCCAGCCGCCACATCGCGCGTCAGTGCGGCTACGAGAACTCGATCGGGTTCGACATGGGCGGCACGTCCACCGATGTGTCTTTGACGGACAACGGCGTGCTCGGAACCACCAACATGTGGAGCGTGGAGTTCGGGTATCCGATCTGCTTCCCGAGCATCGAGGTGTTGACAATCGGCGCCGGCGGAGGATCCATCGCCTGGCTCGACGATGCCGGGTCGCTGCGCAACGGACCACAATCGGCGGGATCTGATCCCGGGCCCGCCTGCTATGGCGCCGCCGGAGAACTCGCGACCAACACCGACGCCAACCTGATCCTGGGAACGATCGGCAAGAAATTGGCCGGTGGTGTCAAGGAACTCGACGTGGCGTCCGCGTATGCGGCAGTCGAGAAGGTTGCTACACCACTGGGTCTCGAAGTGGAAACCGCCGCACAATCGATCATCAAGGTGGCCAACGCCAACATGGCGGACGCCGTGCGCCTGATCTCGATCCGCAAGGGCCACGACCCTCGTGACTTCGCACTGGTCGGATTCGGTGGTGCCGGCCCACTGCACGTCGCGTACCTCGCCAAAGAGCTCGGCATCCCGACCGTCATCGTCCCGCCACATCCTGGGGTGACATCCGCGATGGGCTGCATGCTCGTGGACGTCCAGCACGACATCACCAGGATGTACCTCACCGACGCAGCGAACGCCGACCTCGACCACCTCGCACAAACCTTTGAGGACCTCCGGAACGAGGGTCGGCAGCGACTGACGGCCGAGCACGTCAACGACGCCGACATGGTCTTCGAGTACTACCTGGACATGCGCTACAACGGCCAGTGGCGAGCAATCGCCGTGCCGGTGACCATGCCATTCGGTGGCCTCGACGAGGTGGTCGCAACGTTCCACGCCACCCACCTCAAAGAACACAACTACGCGAGCGACGAAGCAGGCGTGGAGATCTACCGGATCTCGGTGCGTGCCATCGGATTGACACCCCGTGTGGACGCCAAGCCCGCCGAACTGATCGACCCGGCCGACTTCACACCGGTGCCGACGGAGATTCGTCAGGTTCTGTTCCCTGACGAGACGGCCCGACAAGAGACTCCGGTCTACGACCGCATCGACCTTCCGGCCGGCGCCGTGCTCTCCGGTCCGTGCATCGTCGATCAACTCGATTCCACGACCGTGGTCCCGCCGCAGACAACAGCCCGCGTCGATGCCTGGGGCAACCTGATCCTCAGCCAGGACGCCTGA